Proteins from a genomic interval of Micromonospora sp. NBC_00389:
- a CDS encoding DedA family protein translates to MNVLDPQWLISTFGLVGILAIVFAESGLLLGFFLPGDSLLFTTGLAVAGSHYLPYPLWLVCLLVVVAAIAGDQVGYLFGRRVGPRLFRRPNSRLFRQENLHRAQDFFDRYGARSIMLARFVPIVRTFTPIVAGASRMHYRRFVAYNIIGGSLWGAGVTVLGALLGQVTFVRSHIEFILIGIVLVSVVPIAIELLRARHRAHASAPGVLPGPGGPGR, encoded by the coding sequence ATGAACGTCCTGGACCCGCAGTGGCTCATTTCCACCTTCGGCCTCGTCGGCATCCTCGCGATCGTGTTCGCCGAATCGGGACTGTTGCTCGGGTTCTTCCTGCCCGGCGACTCGCTGCTGTTCACCACCGGGCTGGCGGTCGCCGGCAGCCATTACCTACCGTATCCGCTGTGGCTGGTGTGCCTCCTCGTCGTGGTGGCGGCCATCGCCGGTGACCAGGTCGGCTACCTGTTCGGACGCCGCGTCGGACCGCGGCTGTTCCGACGCCCGAACTCCCGACTGTTCCGCCAGGAGAACCTGCACCGGGCGCAGGACTTCTTCGACCGGTATGGAGCCCGCTCCATCATGCTGGCCCGGTTCGTGCCGATCGTGCGCACCTTCACTCCGATCGTCGCTGGCGCGAGCCGGATGCACTACCGCAGGTTCGTCGCCTACAACATCATCGGCGGCAGCCTCTGGGGAGCCGGGGTCACCGTGCTCGGCGCCCTTCTCGGTCAGGTCACGTTCGTCCGCTCCCACATCGAATTCATCCTCATCGGCATCGTGCTCGTCTCGGTCGTACCCATCGCCATCGAACTACTGCGCGCCCGGCATCGCGCGCATGCCTCCGCACCCGGCGTGCTACCCGGGCCGGGCGGCCCCGGGCGCTGA
- a CDS encoding response regulator transcription factor, whose translation MAGLLVRILVVDDDAAVRDALSRMLRFDGYEVGLAADGVSGLQEVRDRGPDAVILDVMMPRRDGLEMCQALRADGNHVPVLMLTARESVGDRVAGLDAGADDYLVKPFASQELLARIRALLRRSAGTDASAGRDAGPPLRYGDLCLHPLTREVRRGAREIQLTRTEFTILEVFLRHPRQVLTRAVLFEQVWGYDFGAASNSLDVYIGYLRRKLEAEGEPRLLQTVRGVGYALRTGTQ comes from the coding sequence ATGGCGGGGCTACTCGTGCGGATCTTGGTTGTGGATGACGATGCGGCGGTGCGTGATGCTCTGTCCCGTATGCTTCGATTCGACGGATATGAGGTTGGCCTGGCCGCAGATGGGGTGTCGGGCCTGCAGGAGGTACGTGACCGGGGACCGGACGCGGTGATCCTCGACGTCATGATGCCGCGCCGGGATGGTCTGGAGATGTGTCAGGCGCTGCGGGCCGACGGGAACCACGTACCGGTGTTGATGTTGACCGCTCGGGAGAGCGTCGGCGACCGGGTCGCCGGGCTCGACGCCGGAGCCGACGACTATCTGGTGAAACCGTTCGCGTCGCAGGAGTTGCTGGCTCGGATCCGCGCGCTGCTGCGCAGGTCGGCGGGCACCGACGCGAGCGCCGGCCGGGATGCGGGCCCACCGCTGCGGTATGGCGACCTGTGCCTGCACCCCCTCACCCGGGAGGTACGCCGGGGCGCTCGCGAGATCCAACTGACCCGTACCGAGTTCACGATCCTGGAGGTGTTCCTGCGGCACCCCCGTCAGGTGCTCACCCGCGCGGTGCTGTTCGAGCAGGTGTGGGGCTACGACTTCGGCGCCGCTTCCAACAGCCTGGACGTCTACATCGGCTATCTGCGACGGAAACTGGAGGCCGAGGGGGAGCCCCGGTTGCTGCAGACCGTGCGGGGCGTCGGCTACGCGCTGCGCACCGGGACGCAGTGA